From Salvia splendens isolate huo1 chromosome 16, SspV2, whole genome shotgun sequence, a single genomic window includes:
- the LOC121772338 gene encoding subtilisin-like protease SBT1.5, whose amino-acid sequence MAIPPLSTFSLLISLLFISSSALNPPEYRKTFIVRVQRDAKPLVYPTHNHWYESTLRSISTASDSADAASGRMLHSYDNVFQGFAAELSAIEVEKVRSSPGVIAVLPEQVRHLHTTRSPEFLGLKTGNSAGLLKESDFGSDLVIGVIDTGIWPERESFNDRDLGPPPAKWRGKCVAGEKFPANLCNRKLIGARYFCSGYEASNGKMNETTEFRSPRDSDGHGTHTASIAAGRYVFPASTLGYARGVAAGMAPKARLAAYKVCWNAGCYDSDILAAFDAAIADGVDVISLSVGGVVVPYYLDAIAIGAFSASDAGIFVSASAGNGGPGGLTVTNVAPWVTTVGAGTIDRDFPAVVKLGNGREVSGVSIYGGPALAHDKLYPLIYAGSEGSDGYSSSLCLDGSLDPNVVKGKIVLCDRGINSRAVKGEVVKKAGGVGMILANGVFDGEGLVADCHVLPATAVGAVAGDEIRKYIQSAEKSKSPAKATIISRGTRLNVAPAPVVAAFSARGPNPETPEILKPDLIAPGLNILAAWPDNVGPSGIASDKRSTEFNILSGTSMACPHVSGLAALLKAAHPEWSPAAIRSALMTTAYSHDSRGETMLDESTGNASTVMDYGAGHVHPQKAMDPGLVYDISSYDYVDFLCSSNYTAKNIQVVTRKAVAVCRRRRAHIGNLNYPTLAAVFQQYGKHRLSTHFIRTVTNVGDPDSVYTVKIQAPAGVVVTVAPERLAFRRVGQKLNFVVRVRTEAVKLSPGSSVVRSGSISWSDGKRDVRSAVVVTLQQPL is encoded by the coding sequence ATGGCGATTCCTCCTCTCTCTACGTTCTCTCTCTTAATCTCGCTCCTTTTCATCTCCTCCTCCGCGCTCAATCCGCCGGAGTATCGGAAAACCTTCATCGTTCGCGTCCAGCGCGACGCGAAGCCCTTGGTTTACCCCACGCACAATCACTGGTACGAATCGACGTTGAGATCTATCTCCACCGCCTCTGATTCTGCCGATGCGGCTTCTGGACGGATGCTCCACTCGTACGACAACGTCTTCCAGGGATTCGCGGCGGAGCTGTCGGCAATTGAAGTGGAGAAGGTGAGGAGCTCGCCTGGAGTGATTGCGGTGCTGCCGGAGCAAGTGAGGCACTTGCACACCACTCGATCGCCGGAGTTTCTAGGGTTGAAGACGGGTAATAGTGCTGGATTGTTGAAGGAGTCGGATTTCGGGTCGGATCTCGTCATTGGAGTCATCGATACGGGGATCTGGCCGGAGAGGGAGAGCTTCAATGATCGGGATTTAGGTCCGCCGCCGGCGAAGTGGAGGGGAAAATGCGTTGCTGGTGAGAAATTTCCTGCGAATTTGTGTAATCGGAAATTGATCGGAGCTAGGTACTTCTGCAGCGGTTACGAAGCGAGTAATGGAAAAATGAATGAAACGACGGAGTTTCGATCTCCGAGAGATTCAGACGGACACGGCACCCACACAGCTTCAATTGCCGCCGGGAGGTACGTTTTTCCGGCGTCGACTCTCGGCTATGCCCGCGGCGTAGCTGCGGGGATGGCGCCGAAGGCGCGCCTCGCCGCTTACAAAGTGTGCTGGAACGCCGGATGCTATGATTCCGACATCCTAGCGGCGTTTGACGCCGCTATAGCCGACGGCGTCGACGTAATTTCCTTGAGCGTTGGTGGAGTGGTGGTGCCGTACTATCTCGACGCCATAGCAATCGGAGCTTTCAGTGCTTCGGACGCCGGCATTTTCGTCTCCGCCTCCGCCGGAAACGGCGGCCCCGGCGGATTGACGGTCACAAATGTCGCACCGTGGGTCACTACCGTCGGTGCGGGGACAATCGACCGCGATTTCCCGGCGGTTGTCAAGCTTGGGAACGGAAGGGAGGTATCCGGCGTCAGCATCTACGGCGGTCCGGCGCTGGCGCACGATAAGCTCTACCCGCTAATCTACGCCGGGAGCGAAGGGAGCGATGGATACTCTTCCTCCCTCTGTTTGGATGGCTCGTTAGATCCTAATGTGGTGAAAGGGAAAATCGTTTTGTGCGACAGAGGGATTAATTCGAGGGCGGTGAAAGGCGAAGTTGTGAAGAAAGCCGGCGGCGTCGGTATGATTTTAGCTAATGGTGTTTTCGATGGCGAGGGATTGGTGGCGGATTGCCACGTGCTTCCAGCGACGGCGGTGGGGGCGGTGGCCGGTGATGAAATCAGAAAATACATCCAATCAGCTGAGAAATCGAAATCTCCGGCGAAGGCCACAATCATATCCCGTGGAACGCGGCTCAATGTAGCTCCGGCGCCGGTCGTAGCCGCGTTCTCGGCCCGCGGTCCGAATCCGGAAACTCCGGAGATTCTCAAGCCCGATTTGATCGCCCCGGGCCTGAACATCCTCGCGGCTTGGCCCGACAACGTCGGACCAAGTGGCATTGCTTCGGACAAGCGAAGCACGGAGTTCAACATACTCTCCGGGACATCGATGGCGTGCCCCCACGTCTCCGGCCTCGCCGCTTTGCTGAAGGCGGCGCACCCGGAGTGGAGCCCCGCCGCCATCAGGTCGGCCCTGATGACGACGGCGTACAGCCACGACAGCCGCGGGGAGACAATGCTGGACGAATCCACTGGCAACGCGTCCACCGTGATGGACTACGGCGCCGGCCACGTCCACCCCCAGAAGGCAATGGATCCCGGCCTCGTCTACGACATATCCTCCTACGACTATGTCGACTTCCTCTGCAGTTCGAACTACACTGCGAAGAACATTCAGGTGGTGACGAGAAAGGCGGTGGCAGTTTGCCGGCGGCGCCGCGCCCACATTGGGAATTTGAACTATCCCACATTGGCGGCAGTGTTCCAGCAGTACGGGAAGCATAGGCTTTCCACACATTTTATCAGGACGGTGACGAACGTGGGCGATCCGGATTCCGTCTACACCGTGAAAATCCAGGCTCCGGCGGGGGTGGTGGTGACGGTTGCGCCGGAGCGGCTGGCGTTCAGGAGGGTGGGGCAGAAGCTGAATTTCGTGGTGAGGGTGCGGACGGAGGCGGTGAAGCTGTCTCCCGGGAGCTCCGTGGTGAGGAGCGGGTCGATTTCGTGGTCGGACGGGAAGAGGGATGTGAGGAGCGCGGTGGTGGTGACATTGCAGCAGCCTCTTTGA